A genomic segment from Peribacillus sp. ACCC06369 encodes:
- a CDS encoding sporulation protein, giving the protein MILRKSLLLLGIGSAQIDLILSKNTYKSGECINGYFLIKGGTQEQRIRRIECDLIMDTHSTGMENTLKTSTILSSSVIKSGESNEIPFNFCLPTLEEPYKRGVSYRLKTRLILDKGIIGKDDDWLLIDSE; this is encoded by the coding sequence TTGATACTTAGAAAATCTTTGTTACTTTTAGGGATAGGTTCGGCACAAATTGATTTAATCCTTTCGAAAAATACGTATAAATCTGGTGAATGTATAAATGGGTATTTCTTGATTAAAGGTGGTACACAAGAGCAAAGAATAAGGAGAATTGAATGTGATTTAATAATGGATACTCATTCGACAGGGATGGAAAATACCCTTAAGACGAGCACCATTTTATCTTCAAGTGTGATTAAGTCTGGGGAAAGTAATGAAATTCCTTTTAACTTTTGTCTGCCTACGTTGGAGGAGCCTTATAAGCGAGGGGTTTCCTATCGCCTTAAAACGAGACTCATACTTGATAAAGGGATAATAGGCAAAGATGACGACTGGCTTTTAATCGATTCTGAATAA
- a CDS encoding IseA DL-endopeptidase inhibitor family protein — MKKFSGILLSIIILFFTLSAQVTAQTTSQNLSNVNALKIADNASKHFWNALHGYTNRSCSQKTFNYKGTEYSYLCQEFNTKAKLTNYLAETFTNNAVEKGLNKYNYITHKGKLARPIGDGDSMLLWKKAKIKLVYQKLNVRSYNLTVPTVDGESVKRTVTFYKSGSKWKVNQFDAVQ; from the coding sequence ATGAAAAAATTTTCAGGTATACTATTATCCATTATCATTCTATTTTTCACATTGAGTGCTCAAGTTACCGCACAAACCACATCACAGAATTTATCAAACGTAAATGCATTAAAGATAGCCGATAATGCCAGCAAACATTTTTGGAATGCATTACATGGGTACACTAATCGTTCATGTTCACAAAAAACATTCAATTATAAAGGGACAGAGTATTCATACCTTTGCCAAGAATTCAATACAAAAGCTAAATTGACTAACTACTTAGCAGAGACATTTACCAATAATGCAGTTGAAAAAGGCCTGAATAAATATAACTACATTACCCATAAAGGGAAATTAGCCCGTCCTATCGGAGACGGCGACAGCATGTTGTTGTGGAAAAAAGCAAAAATTAAATTAGTCTATCAAAAATTAAACGTAAGATCCTACAATTTAACTGTACCTACAGTCGACGGTGAATCAGTAAAAAGAACTGTAACCTTTTATAAGTCCGGATCTAAGTGGAAAGTTAATCAGTTCGATGCAGTTCAATAA